The genome window ttttacctCATCTATTAAGTCTGGagaaaaatgggtaaaaaattTGGATTTATTAATTAGTAGTAAGataaatttcttttctctgatttaTTAAATCTGGAGAGGAAAGGATTAAAAATTTTGCCttaataagaaatcaaatacatttatttttcttaaattaagaAACCCGGGGAAGAATGGGTTAAAAATTTGGGGTTAATCCATCAGAAAttagttaaaataaatttattatatttaatttattaaattttggtaggaaaaggtttaaaaatttcaatttataagaaaaaaaaaaaaaaaacaattttcccTAATTTATTAAAAGTGGAGAGGAAAATTAGGGTTAATTGAGCAGAAATtggttaaaatatatttattaaatctGGGGAGAAAAGCGTTAAAAAAATTGGGTTAATCcagcagaaatcaaataaaatccatttattttccctaaATTATTAAACCTGGGgaggaaagatttaaaaaattcgGGGTTAATCCTTGAgaaattgcttaaaataaatttatttttcgtattttataaagaaattgGATCATCAGGTGTTAATTAAGAGCTCTAATTAAGCCAGTTCCTGTTACACTAATTAGCAACGGCATGGTTTTAGATAGAAATATCACCTTcccattaatttttattattatcaataaagaaattaattttaattattaattcttttttattgttgttcTTAATTATTAACAGGATCCTTTTAATTACAGGCAATTTAGAACACTTTAAAGTAATTAAACATTCTAAAATATAATTAcctaataataaataatatattcacTAATTACATCATAACCAAATAACAcattgaaaatataaaaatgcaacTAATAACTTTTAATTAGAAGACTTATTAATCacataatatttaataataatttaacaatacattaataatttattaattatcAATTTTCCCCTTTACATTACTGTTATTAAGGGGAGGTTttaattaaacaataaaaacaaaacactcaATTTATCGAAATGTATTCATTAATATCCCTAATTCATTAGTATTCATGAAGTATCACATCCTAATTAATATTATTACTCATTAATACAATGCTTTTAATTACTTAGCCAAAATTTAACATTAAATCCGTGTTTTAAAGGTGTTTTGCACTGATTTTTGTAATTAAAGTACTcccttaaaaattaattatacgATTAATTAATTTAAGGATATTTCCATAATTAAAATCCAATCAATACCCAAATTATTTATCAATAAATCCactttatttctgtaattaatAGCACTTTTTAAAccaataataagaaaaaaaatcaccttattATCATCTAAAATTTTTTATATGACCCATTAATTTTTGGTAAAGAATGTGCtacaaaaaatttaattaaaaaacttcaaataaataaaaattttaacacTTGATAAGCCCATAAATacctttaaaatttaaaaaatcaatttattaaCTCCATTATTTATTAACAAGAACCTTTTAACTACAGAAACAAAATTGAATAAatggattttaatattttaattggacaattaagaataattttagattttagGGCAGAAAGAGCGAAATTTCcacataaaataaaaggaaaaatcgGATTTTTTTATCCATCCAAAAGcaccaaatccctgctggagaGCGGAATTTCCCGCCAAAAAAAACtcagaattaattaatttatccCAAAAATCATCGTaaactttgatttttaattgaaataaatgaaattaaagagaatttttgtttattatttatatgtGACAATGAACGTGAAACTTTAAATCCCCCTCAGGCTCAGCAGAATAAAAAGGGTTTAAAAATTCGGTTTTAACAGCAAATATCCCCCTGCAAAAGGACTCAAGAGgtggaaattaattatttaggtgttataaaaaataactttaattatttagatataaaaattaattagttCGAGGGAAATTTAATGATTTCGACAGAAAAACTcagtaagaaaatgaaaatttcccTCAGGCACCACACGAgaaacgggaaaaaaaaaaaaaaaaagcctctaaaACCTCACAAAATTCAacgaatttaaaataaatttaatttaaaagggatttaaaatttaaaattaaaagggataaattaaaatttaaatattttgaggtTTTAATTTAGGGGAAATTTAAAATTCCCCTCAGGCTCCGCCTAACAAAAGGCGTGCCCTGAGGGGGGAGGAATGTTCAAAAACCTGGATTTAAAGTGGAATTTCCGCCAAAAAAAGAGATTGAACAGCgcaataaaacagaaatttaataataaatctttatatttaattgaaataatttgaatttcgCTTTAAAACGAGGGGAGCTGAACCGaacaccccccccccctcaGGAGGCGGCGGGAATTTCCCGCCTCGCATGGGAGAAACCGCGGGCGGGGAGGGATTTTTAACCTCGAAAGCGAAGTTTTAGGGCGGAAATTTGGGATTGATTTGTttaatttggatttattttggATTTAATTGGGATTTAATTGGGATTTAAAGGACCCGGATGCGTCGCTGCGGCAGCGGCGCCGCGCATGCGCCGCGCGCACAAAATGGCGGCGGTGGCGCAGAGGCCAAACCACAAAATGGCGGGcggggaaataataaaaatgaaataaaataaaccgGGTCCCGAATTCCCCTAAAACACCCCggaattaccccaaaaatccaaacaatGCCAGCTAAAATTTAAGTTTTTGTGGTAAAATTGGCGGGTTTGGGGTTAATTCGCTTCCGTAGCATCCGGGCGCGGCGCGCTTTGTTCGGCACCCGCCCCATCATCCGCGATGTTATCAGGAAATATCACTCGGGAAAACCCCCGAAATTTGCGGTTTGGGATTAAAATGTGTTAAAATGGGGATGTATTAAATGGAAAAGGGGAAAcagattgaaaataaaatatagagaAGCGTGGGGGAAACGGGGCGGCATCAAACCCCACACAGAGCAGCGCTGAGGGTGAAAAACCCCCAATGAAACAACGCCTCGACTACACCAAATAAACGAGGAAGCGACAGCTTTAAACAACACAGATTAAAAGCAAATTACGAACAACACAATTGTTACGTGTAACAGATATAGTTCGCGCCATTTCTAGTAGGATATAGGGGGTATTAAGCGCTGCaatcccctcagaattcccccacTCGGCGCTCCCAcaccgcgctgggctctgcaaTCCCCGCCCGCCCTCAGGGTTCCCGGGGGGGCAAGGGAggggaatttcaggggtccctCCCTGAGCTTCGGGGGAGTCCCCGTGAGGGTTTCAAAGGGAGGCGCCGGAGGATTCCCCACGCTTTGCCCGGTACCGTTGGAGGCCATGGCGGTGCCGCGCGTCCCGCGTCCCGCTCCACGTGGCGCCCGCACTGCGCGCCCCGCGCGTTCCGCCGCCTCTTTTATAGCCTCGGTCGGCGCGTTCCATTCGGGCGGGGAAAAGAGGGGGGGAACGAGGAGATGGTACGGTCCCGCTATGGAAAAGGGGGCGTGGCGGTGGGCGGGGCCATGGATAGCGGGTTTAGCTATAGGGGACGGGGCCCTATAGGGGACAGCAGGTATGGGGGGGTTCTATAGGGCGCAGGGGGGTTCTATAGGGGGCAGGGGGGGTTTTATAGGGGGCAGACCCCATaaagggggtgggggagggggtcTAGGGGGGAGGAACCTATagagggggtgggggaggggttcTATAGGGGATAAGGGGGGTTCTATAGGGGGCAAGGGGGGTTCTATAGGGCGCAGAGGGGTTCTATAGGGGGCAGGGGGGTTCTATAGGGGGCAGGGGGGTTCTATAGGGGGCAGGGGGGGTTTTATAGGGGGCAGGGGGTTCTAtaggggggtgggggaggggttcTATAGGGGGAGGAACCTATagagggggtgggggaggggatcTATAGGGGGCAGGACCCCAATCCCAGTGTCCATTCCCAGTGTCCATCCCCAGTGTCCATTCCCAGTGTCCATTCCCAGTGTCCACCCCCAGTGTCCACCCCCAGTGTCCATCCCCAGTGTCCACCCCCAGTGTCCAGTCCCAGTGTCCACTCCCAGTGTCCATTCCCAGTGTCCACTCCCAGTGTCCATCCCCAGTGTCCACTCCCAGTGTCCACCCCCAGTGTCCAGTCCAGTGTCCATCCCCAGTGTCCACTCCAGTGTCCATTCCCAGTGTCCACTCCCAGTGTCCACCCCCAGTGTCCACTCCAGTGTCCACTCCCAGTGTCCATTCCCAGTGTCCATTCCCAGTGTCCACCCCCAGTGTCCATTCCCAGTGTCCACCCCCAGTGTCCATCCCCAGTGTCCACTCCAGTGTCCATCCCCAGTGTCCACTCCCAGTGTCCACTCCCAGTGTCCATCCCCAGTGTCCACTCCCAGTGTCCACCCCCAGTGTCCACTCCCAGTGTCCATCCCCAGTGTCCATCCCCAGTGTCCATCCCCAGTGTCCACCCCCAGTGTCCATCCCCAGTGTCCATCCCCAGTGTCCATTCCCAGTGTCCATTCCCAGTGTCCACCTTCACTGTCCACTCCCCAATCCCAGTGTCCAGTGTCCACTCCGTGTCCACTCCGTGTCCAGTACCCACTCCCCAATCCCAGTGTCCAGTGTCCACTCCCAGTGTCCACTCCCCAATCCCAGTGTCCACTCCCAGTGTCCACTGCAATGTCCACTCTGTGTCCAGTGCCCACTCCCCAATCCCACTGTCCAGTGTCCACTCCCAGTGTCCACTCCCAGTGTCCACTTCGTGTCCAGTGTCCACTCCCCAATCCCAGTGTCCACTCCCAGTGTCCACTCCCAATGTCCACTTCATGTCCAGTGCCCACTCCCCAATCCCAGTGTCCAATCCCAGTGTCCACTCCCAATGTCCACTCCGTGTCCAGTGTCCACTCCCCAATCCCAGTGTCCACTCCCAGTGTCCACTCCGTGTCCAGTGTCCACTCCCAGTGTCCACTCCGTGTCCACTCCGTGTCCAGTGTCCACTCCCCAATCCCAGTGACCAGTGTCCACTCCAATGTCCACTCCCACTGTCCACTCCCAGTGTCCACTCCCACTGTCCAGTGTCCACTCCCCAATCCCAGTGTCCACTCCCAGTGTCCACTCTCACTGTCCAGTGTCCACTCCCCAATCCCAGTGTCCACTCCCAGTGTCCACTCCCACTGTCCAGTGTCCACTCCCCAATCCCAGTGTCCACTCCCAGTGTCCACTCCGTGTCCAGTGTCCACTCCCAGTGTCCACTCTCACTGTCCAGTGTCCACTCCCAGTGTCCACCCCCAGTGTCCACCCCCACTGACCACTCCATCGTCCACCCCTCCGTCCCCATGTCCGCCCTGGAGCGTGTCCGAGCGGGCGGCCGGAGCCTGGATCGCCGCCTGGACGCCGTCTCCGGCCAGGCCCTGCTGGCCGGACTGCGGGCGGCCGGAGCCGTGTCCGAGCCCGAGGTGGCCGCGCTCGGACCGCCGGACAGCTCGGGCTGGACGCGGCGACTCCGCGCTCTGGCCGCGGCCAAAGGCGACCGGACGTGCCGCGTCCTGCTGACCgtcctggaggggctggaggggccaCCCCGGCCGGGGCCCTTCGGTGAGTGACCGCTCCGACGTCCGGCCGCGGGGCAGTGGTCACTCCAGTGGTCACTCCAGTGGTCACTCCAGTGGTCACTCCAGTGgtcattttgggtttttccccccattttccccagtttttaCACCCCAAAGTTCAGTGAGTGACCGCTCCGACGTCCGGCCGCGGGGCAGTGGTCACTCCAGTGGTCACTCCATTTGTCACTTCATTGGTCACTCCAGTGGTCATTCCATTGGTCACTCCATTGGCCACTCCGTTGGTCACTGCATTGGCCACTCCAtgggtcactcagtggtcactccagTGGTCACTCCAtgggtcactcagtggtcactccagTGGTCATTCCATTGGTCACTCCATTGGCCACTCCGTTGGTCACTCCATTGGCCACTCCATTGGTCACTCCAGTGGTCACTTCATGGGTCACTCCAGTGGTCACTTCATAGGTCACTccattggtcactcagtggtcactcagtggtcactcagagatcactcagtggtcactcgggtcactcattggtcactcagggtcactcattggtcactcattaatcactcattggtcactcagtggtcactccagTGGTCACTCCAGCGGTCACTCCATTTGTCACTTCATTGGTCACTCCAGTGGTCATTCCATTGGTCACTCCATTGGCCACTCCGTTGGTCACTCCATTGGCCACTCCATTGGTCACTGCATTGGTCACTGCAtgggtcactcagtggtcactccagTGGTCACtccagtggtcactcagtggtcatttttggtggttttccccatttttacaACCCAAAGTTCAGTGAGTGACCCCTCTGACGTCCGGCCGCAGGGGCAGTGGTCACTCCAGTGGTCACTCCATGGGTCACTTCATTGGTCACTCCAGTGGTCATTCCATTGGTCACTCCATTGGCCACTccagtggtcactcattggcCACTCCATTGaccactcattggtcactcaggggtcactcagtggtcactcattggtcactcactggtcactcagggtcactcattggtcactcagtgcTCACTCCATTGGTCAGTCATTGGTCAGTCATTGGTCACTccagtggtcactcattggccactcattggtcactcagtggtcagtggtcactcagtggtcactcagggtcactcattggtcactcagtggtcactcattggtcactcattgatcactcattggtcactcagggtcactcattggtcactcattggtcactcattggccactcattggtcactcagtggtcactcagtggtcactcagggtcactcattggtcactcagtggtcactcattggtcactcattgatcactcagtggtcactccagtggtcactcagtggtcaatttgggagattttcccatttttaccaATTCTTACGACCCAAACTTCACTGAGTGACCGCTCCGATGTCCAACCATGGGGTGAATGAccagtggtcactcattggtcactcattggtcactcattggtcactcagtggtcactttGTCCATTTTCCGCAGATTTTTACAACCCCGAGCGCGACGCGGTGGCCGGACACCGCTCGGACTGTCCGTGCTGCCGGCCGGAGCCCGAGTGGACGCGCGAGGAAGAAGAGGAACCCAAAATTGGTGATGAagaacccaaaaatggggatgaAGAACCCAAAATTGGTGATGAAGAACCCAAAATTGGTGATGAAGAACCCAAAATTGAGGATGAAGAACCCAAAATTGGTGATGAAGGCCACGAGGATGATGAAGAACCCAAAATTGGTGATGAAGGCCAcgaggatgatgatgaggaaCCCAAAAATGAAGATGAAGGCCACgaggatgatgatgaagaaCCCAAAATTGGTGATGAAGGCCACgaggatgatgatgaagaacccaaaaatgaagatgaaggccacgaggatgaggaggatggagGGGATGAAGATTAAGGGGtggggctgaggaggaggagggtggggaggaaggggaTGAAGgtgatgaagatgaggaggaattttgggtcaaaaaaagcccaaaatggAGCTTTGGGTCCtccatgatgatgatgaagatgatgaagatgaatTTTGGGTCAAAAAAAGACCAAATTGGGCCCTTGGGTCCTCcatgatgaagatgaagatggagGAAGAATTTTGGGTCAAAAAGGCCCAAAATGGACACTTGGGTCtccatgatgatgatgaagatgatgaagatgatgaagaatTTTGGGTTAAAAAAGGCCCAAAATGGAGCTTTGGGTCCtccatgatgatgatgaagatgatgaagaatTTTGGGtccaaaaaagcccaaattgGACCCTTGGGTCCACcatgatgaagatgaagatggagGAAGAATTTTGGgtcaaaaaaagcccaaaatggACACTTGGTCCtccatgatgatgatgaagatgatgaagaagaattttgggtcaaaaaaagcccaaaatggACACTTGGTCCTCcatgatgaagatgaagatgatgaagaagaaTTTTGGGTCAAAAAGGCCCAAAATGGACACTTGGTCCTCcatgatgaagatgaagatgatgaagaagaaTTTTGGGTCAAAAAGGCCCAAAATGGACACTTGGTCCtccatgatgatgatgaagaatTTTGGGTTAAAAAAGGCCCAAAATGGAGCTTTGGGTCCACcatgatgaagatgaagatgaagatgaagatgaagatgaagatgaagatgaagatgagaAAGAATTTTGGGTCAAAAAGGCCCAAAATGGACACTTGGTCCTCcatgatgaagatgaagatgatgaagaagaattttgggtggaaaaaagcccaaattgGGCCCAAGTCCCACCCCACCCCCACCCGGAgccttcctccctgccctcctcctcctcacccctcCCCCAATAAAGCCCACAATGACCAAACCCCAACTTTGGAAGGTTCTCCATGACCTTGATGACCAAACCCCAACTTTGGAAGGTTCTCCATGGTTCCCATGACCAAACCC of Lonchura striata isolate bLonStr1 chromosome 35, bLonStr1.mat, whole genome shotgun sequence contains these proteins:
- the LOC110483484 gene encoding uncharacterized protein LOC110483484, with the protein product MSALERVRAGGRSLDRRLDAVSGQALLAGLRAAGAVSEPEVAALGPPDSSGWTRRLRALAAAKGDRTCRVLLTVLEGLEGPPRPGPFDFYNPERDAVAGHRSDCPCCRPEPEWTREEEEEPKIGDEEPKNGDEEPKIGDEEPKIGDEEPKIEDEEPKIGDEGHEDDEEPKIGDEGHEDDDEEPKNEDEGHEDDDEEPKIGDEGHEDDDEEPKNEDEGHEDEEDGGDED